Genomic window (Spirosoma sp. KCTC 42546):
GGCAAAACAGGCCGATCTGCTGCTGGAAATTCGCTACGGTAAAAAGCCTTCCCGACTGGAATTTAGTGGATTAAAGGAGGCCGTAGACTCAAGTTGGGCCAAAAATGCGGATGGGGCCAGCCAGCCCGAATCACTGGCAAAACTTGCTCCGTTTGGGCCCTATAACCAATTGGTGGGCCATTATAGTCGGCTTCGTAAACTAGCTAAATCAAATCCGGCCATGGCCGATTCATTGCGGGTGATTCGGCAAACATTGAACTTCTATCGGTATGTCAATCGCTTCGATGCCGATAAGTTTGTTGTTGTCAATATTCCCGCCGGTGAGTTAAATGTCTTTGACCGAACGGGTAAGCGGCTACTTCCTATGCAGGTTATTGCTGGTAAACCCGATAAGCGAACCCCCTGCATGACAACGTATATTCAGGATATTGTGGCCTATCCCTATTGGAATGTGCCCCGCAATATCGCTCTGGACGAAATGCTGCCTCGAATGAAGCGGAACATTGCCTTTATTTACAATCAAAATCTCCAGATACTGGATGAGAAAGACAAGGAAGTTGACCCTGAGGAAATTGACTGGGATGGTTTATCGACAACTAATTTCCCGTATCGGGTTCGTCAGGCGTCGGGCTGTGAGAATTCACTGGGCTTGCTAAAATTCAACTTGGCAAATCCGTTGGCCATTTATCTGCACGACACCAATAGTCGGGACTTGTTCAAGCTCACCAGCGATCGCTGGCGGAGTCATGGATGCGTACGGGTACAGAAGCCGGTCGAATTAGCTAACCTGATTCTGGACGCCCAAACGTTCGATAAAGCGTTTCTGGATAAATGTTTGATTGATCAGAAACCCCGGACACTACCTATCCCAAAGCCGTTTCCGGTGTTCATCACCTACAACATTGCCGATGTGGACGCAACTGGGAAGCTTCGATTTTACAAGGATGTGTATGGGCTGGATAAATAGGCCGATTGCTTCAGGTAATCGGGATTGGGCGCGTAGACAAACAGGCATGTACCGCCTTTAACAGCCTGAATGATGCCTTTGGATTCGGCATAAGGGACGGCTGGGCATCCCTGGCTACGACCAAGTCGGCCCGTTTTGCGAATGATATCTTCGCAAACATAATCGGCACCATGTAGCACAATGTTCCGATTATAGACATTGTCGTTAAAGCCTTTTTCCAGGCCTTTCAACTGCAACGAAAGGCCATGCTTACCCATGTAGGTATTGAGCGTCTGGTAAAAGCCTAAGCTGCTCTGGAACGACGATTGGGTGTTCGAAAATTGATTGGCAGTTAAATCACCAGAGTTACGCCCGTGTGCAACATAGGTGTTAAAAACCAGCTTTTTATTGAACAAATCAACAACGTATAGCCGTTTATGGGTTGATGGCTGGCTCAGATCAACAATGGTAAGCATAGACTTAGCAGAATCTATTTTCTGCCAGCCGCGCAGGGCATATTCGAAAACAGTTCGCTGCAAACCAGTCTGGCTTAAGTTAAGCTCATCATAAACAGCAAGGCGACCAACAGATTTAACCGTTTTTGGGGCCGCGGTTGGGGCTGCTATAACAACGTTACGGGAAGATTTGGATCCGGTGCTGGCAAAATAAATAACTACCAAACCAACCAGAAGCAAAAGAACATTCTTCATACCGACAAATAGGCGTGTTTATGGGTTTATGAGGATGTAGAATGATAACAGTCTCATACCTGTTTTAATTCGATGAAGATACAACTTTTCTCTAAAATAATCACCTTATGACCGCTTACGAACAAGCTGTCCGCAACGAACTGGTTCGCTGGCAACAGGCTATGCAAAAGCCGCCATCCGCCTTCGGACGGCTCTCAACATCGCTTCAGCACCGGATTAATCGGATCATTCCCGATCGTGTACATACCGTTATTACGGCCACAATCAAGCAAATGACGCGAGCTGTTTTATTTGGGGCGGAATTTCTTACCCGTACACCTGTAGTAGGCCAAACGCTGACTCAGCGTGATGCCGCTGTAGCCAGACGAATTGATTTCTACCGGAAAACGAGCGCTGCCGAAGGAGGTGTTACGGGGGCAGGTGGGTTTTGGCTCAGCATGGCCGATTTCCCGATACTGCTTAGTTTGAAGATGAAAATGCTATTCGAAATTGCCGGTCTGTATGGGTTCTCGGTGAGCGATTACCGCGAACGGGTCTATATCCTTTATATTTTCCAGTTGGCCTTTTCGAGCCAGGAGCGCCGAAAGATAATTTACGATTACATTGCCAATTGGCCGGAACATAGCCGCCAACTGCCTGAAGACATCAACCAGTTCGACTGGCTGACGTTTCAACAGGAGTACCGCGATTACATTGATCTGGCCAAAATGGCGCAATTGATTCCGGGTATTGGCGCTGCTGTTGGCGTTGTGGTCAACTACCGACTTGTAAATCAGCTTGGCCGCACTGCTATGAATGCCTACCGGATGCGACTACTCGCCGAAAATCCTGCCTTATTGGCAAACCAGTAATGTCTGGCAGGTGTCAGTTATTTATTGACATGATATACGAACAGACTCCCACCTGTGCTTTGCCAAACTAGTATCTAAATTAGACGAGCGCTAGCCGTAAGCATAGTACGACGACTGCCTTGTATAAAAGTAAGCTGTTCTCGAGTTGCGTACAGGTTGATGGTTAGTTCGTGTAAGCTGAGTTTGTTGGTACGGGTCAAACTTTCCTGGCTGTTAGTGTAAGGGTTGGCTCCTGAATGGTTAATGAACGTACGTTACTATCCACGATATCAAAAGTTATCGTGACAGACGGGGCTCCATTGTACGTAAATACGTTTCTGGATTTCTGATACAAAGCACCGCCCGATTTCCCTAACTTCCCCAATGATAGTAATTTTCGCAGATTCATTTTGATACTAAATCCATCTGATGGGCCTTCCCCGTACTTATAATCGCCCAGATATTTTTCTTTCTCGACGGCCTCCATTGGAATATCTACTTCCTGGTACCCGGCGTTCCCAAGCCCCTCCAGGTAGTCAATTAGCTTGCTGCTAGTATTTTTTTGCTCATTCGTAAGTCCATCGGCTCGGAGACCATTTTTTGCGTGTTGTAACAAGCTAATGCCATGTGGACCAGTAATACGCTGGACGCCGGGAGTGGCTTCTACCATCGCTTTTACTGTGTCATAGCTTCCCAGCATAGCATAGGTGAATAGATCTGGGCGTGCCCCTTTACTTAGTAGAAATTCGACAATATCTCTTCTCCCTACGTGCGATGCGGCTCCAATGGCTGTTTCCCAGTCACCGAAAGCCCAATCCCACGTTGCCCTTGCCAGTTCAGGGCGTTGGTTTACGAGCAC
Coding sequences:
- a CDS encoding L,D-transpeptidase family protein, whose protein sequence is MDKRRIGIGIAVVAGLVILFFVGKWFFKQKSVKQKRTQVEQARKRSEEETKEALLALHGLCRYADSVGVDTTRFGVKSVNQVTEIEAKQADLLLEIRYGKKPSRLEFSGLKEAVDSSWAKNADGASQPESLAKLAPFGPYNQLVGHYSRLRKLAKSNPAMADSLRVIRQTLNFYRYVNRFDADKFVVVNIPAGELNVFDRTGKRLLPMQVIAGKPDKRTPCMTTYIQDIVAYPYWNVPRNIALDEMLPRMKRNIAFIYNQNLQILDEKDKEVDPEEIDWDGLSTTNFPYRVRQASGCENSLGLLKFNLANPLAIYLHDTNSRDLFKLTSDRWRSHGCVRVQKPVELANLILDAQTFDKAFLDKCLIDQKPRTLPIPKPFPVFITYNIADVDATGKLRFYKDVYGLDK
- a CDS encoding murein L,D-transpeptidase catalytic domain family protein; the protein is MKNVLLLLVGLVVIYFASTGSKSSRNVVIAAPTAAPKTVKSVGRLAVYDELNLSQTGLQRTVFEYALRGWQKIDSAKSMLTIVDLSQPSTHKRLYVVDLFNKKLVFNTYVAHGRNSGDLTANQFSNTQSSFQSSLGFYQTLNTYMGKHGLSLQLKGLEKGFNDNVYNRNIVLHGADYVCEDIIRKTGRLGRSQGCPAVPYAESKGIIQAVKGGTCLFVYAPNPDYLKQSAYLSSPYTSL
- a CDS encoding EcsC family protein; the protein is MTAYEQAVRNELVRWQQAMQKPPSAFGRLSTSLQHRINRIIPDRVHTVITATIKQMTRAVLFGAEFLTRTPVVGQTLTQRDAAVARRIDFYRKTSAAEGGVTGAGGFWLSMADFPILLSLKMKMLFEIAGLYGFSVSDYRERVYILYIFQLAFSSQERRKIIYDYIANWPEHSRQLPEDINQFDWLTFQQEYRDYIDLAKMAQLIPGIGAAVGVVVNYRLVNQLGRTAMNAYRMRLLAENPALLANQ